In the genome of Raphanus sativus cultivar WK10039 chromosome 4, ASM80110v3, whole genome shotgun sequence, one region contains:
- the LOC108838809 gene encoding enoyl-CoA delta isomerase 3 produces the protein MCTLEKRGDLFLLTLTGDDEHRFHPDTIASVLSLLEQAKSQSTRGSVLITTAQGKFFSNGFDLAWAQAAGSQTGAVNRMHQMVESFKPVIAALFELPMPTIAALNGHAAASGLMFALSHDYVFMRNDRGVLYMSEVDLGLPLPDYFAAMFAAKIGTSIARRELLLSGKKIKGEEAVALGIVDSAAHDSVEGVVEATVSLGESLAAKKWNGEVYASIRKSLYPGLCAMLSLTAKIAASP, from the coding sequence ATGTGCACATTAGAGAAGCGCGGAGATCTCTTTCTCCTAACCCTAACCGGCGACGACGAGCACAGATTCCACCCCGACACGATCGCTTCCGTTCTCTCACTTCTCGAACAAGCCAAATCTCAATCCACACGTGGTTCCGTCCTCATCACCACAGCTCAAGGAAAATTCTTCTCTAACGGCTTTGACCTTGCCTGGGCCCAAGCCGCTGGATCCCAAACCGGGGCAGTAAACCGGATGCACCAAATGGTCGAATCCTTCAAACCTGTGATAGCAGCACTCTTCGAGCTCCCAATGCCGACCATTGCCGCCTTAAACGGGCACGCTGCGGCCTCCGGGCTGATGTTTGCGTTGAGCCATGACTACGTTTTTATGAGGAACGACCGCGGTGTTTTGTACATGAGCGAAGTGGATCTTGGGCTGCCGTTACCTGACTACTTTGCGGCAATGTTCGCGGCCAAGATCGGGACGAGTATTGCGAGGAGGGAGCTGTTGCTGAGCGGGAAGAAGATCAAAGGAGAGGAAGCGGTGGCTTTGGGGATCGTTGACTCTGCGGCGCATGATAGTGTGGAAGGCGTTGTGGAGGCTACGGTGAGCCTTGGAGAGAGTTTGGCGGCTAAGAAATGGAATGGTGAAGTTTATGCGTCAATAAGAAAGAGTTTGTATCCGGGGCTTTGTGCGATGCTGAGTTTAACGGCCAAGATCGCTGCAAGTCCTTAA
- the LOC130510844 gene encoding uncharacterized protein LOC130510844 isoform X1, with product MRMCYGEIVTIATNLMALIDSYDSELKSKATEMFKKFDKYLDGLKNLNKMLMVATVFDPTKKLELAKMFFEELYGLEIVEYKVVYKSLITVLRSLFKEYSVRHGNPFDPDDQSSQPSNKSQSSLEQPSNIEIVDDCAGYRRIDVRYKYKLNEIGLERKGMN from the coding sequence ATGCGCATGTGTTATGGCGAGATAGTAACCATTGCAACAAATCTGATGGCACTCATCGACAGCTATGATTCTGAGTTGAAGTCGAAGGCAACAGAAATGTTCAAAAAGTTCGACAAGTATTTGGATGGTCTCAAGAACTTGAACAAGATGCTGATGGTTGCGACTGTCTTTGATCCCACCAAGAAGTTGGAGCTTGCAAAGATGTTCTTTGAGGAATTGTATGGGCTAGAAATTGTCGAATACAAGGTGGTGTACAAGTCCTTGATTACTGTCTTGAGAAGTCTGTTTAAAGAATACAGTGTAAGACATGGAAATCCTTTTGATCCAGATGACCAATCATCTCAGCCTAGCAACAAATCTCAGTCTTCTCTAGAGCAGCCTAGCAACATTGAGATAGTGGATGATTGTGCTGGTTATAGGAGGATCGATGTGAGATACAAGTATAAGCTGAACGAGATTGGGTTAGAGAGAAAAGGGATGAATTAG
- the LOC130510844 gene encoding uncharacterized protein LOC130510844 isoform X2, whose translation MCLYNYCQKEYSFLTTSGTTNLKKHLEICKNHQMWLTSKKEKQKSIGDDGKLKTCKLSETVFREATNEMILLRQLLLAFVDSVACKHFCKKAMLYTPHSRRTSSKDIVKMYVEKKEALKRCSYAISNVCPSLLIYGFPKQQVLVTW comes from the exons ATGTGTTTATACAACTATTGCCAGAAGGAATACTCGTTTCTCACCACATCAGGGACCACAAACCTGAAGAAGCATCTTGAAATCTGCAAAAATCATCAAATGTGGTTAACTAgcaaaaaagagaaacaaaaaagtATTGGTGATGATGGGAAGCTCAAGACATGTAAGCTTTCTGAAACTGTTTTTAGAGAAGCCACAAATGAGATGATTCTGTTGAGACAATTGCTTTTAGCGTTTGTTGATAGTGTGGCATGTAAGCATTTTTGTAAAAAG GCAATGCTGTACACTCCTCATTCAAGAAGGACCTCATCTAAAGACATCGTAAAGATGTATGTGGAGaagaaagaggcattgaagagATGTTCTTATGCAATAAGCAACGTGTGTCCATCACTACTGATATACGGGTTTCCCAAACAACAG GTGCTAGTTACATGGTGA
- the LOC108854212 gene encoding uncharacterized protein LOC108854212 isoform X1, giving the protein MEYLRSVWLYPNVEEITSIASCNQGLRASADGKRQGLRDPKTGIFWNFADKHPSLDHLDQIKSALANEGHRCEVSIKAYCEGKNRVRPCFEHGSFSLQNRVSRDDGTFLELDTMLADILVWALHNPAPSNLMVISKIISHETELLRLLCDLESKGYSIFIAHAEEATPPMLPPGSLEWHLDELLAGRKPISRANYSRHKINMIQNDISRWSHDNHTGIFWNVEDYPVPGGLHPNIFICCLMETLSTGIKSVIVYGKKRNIAFYDHLSCGCSFPVTFVPSGDKDEGLIRK; this is encoded by the exons ATGGAATACCTGCGCTCTGTATGGCTTTATCCAAATGTAGAAGAAATCACAAGTATTGCTTCCTGTAATCAAGGCTTGCGTG CCTCCGCAGATGGTAAAAGACAAGGCTTGCGTG ATCCTAAAACAGGCATCTTTTGGAACTTTGCCGACAAACACCCCAGTCTTGATCATCTTGATCAAATCAAGTCAGCTCTTGCTAATGAGGGACATCGCTGTGAAGTATCAATCAAGGCTTATTGTGAAGGGAAAAATCGCGTGCGCCCCTGTTTTGAGCATGGATCCTTCTCTTTACAAAACagag TGTCAAGAGATGACGGTACATTTCTGGAGCTTGATACAATGCTTGCGGACATCCTTGTATGGGCATTGCACAATCCTGCACCATCCAACTTGATGGTAATCTCCAAAATAATCTCACACGAAACGGAGCTTTTGCGTCTTCTTTGTGATTTGGAATCAAAAGGCTACAGTATTTTCATTGCCCATGCTGAAGAAGCAACACCACCAATGCTCCCTCCTGGAAGCTTGGAGTGGCATTTGGATGAACTACTTGCTGGGAGGAAACCTATCAGCCGAGCCAACTACTCACGGCACAAAATCAATATGATTCAGAATGATATCTCTCGTTGGAGCCACG ATAATCATACAGGAATTTTCTGGAACGTGGAGGACTACCCAGTTCCTGGTGGTCTACATcctaacatttttatttgttgtcTCATGGAGACTCTTTCCACTGGAATCAAGTCAGTCATTGTTTATGGCAAGAAGAGGAACATCGCATTCTATGATCACTTATCATGTGGTTGTTCCTTTCCCGTCACCTTTGTACCGAGTG GTGATAAAGATGAGGGACTAATAAGAAAGTGA
- the LOC108854212 gene encoding uncharacterized protein LOC108854212 isoform X2: protein MEYLRSVWLYPNVEEITSIASCNQGLRASADGKRQGLRGIFWNFADKHPSLDHLDQIKSALANEGHRCEVSIKAYCEGKNRVRPCFEHGSFSLQNRVSRDDGTFLELDTMLADILVWALHNPAPSNLMVISKIISHETELLRLLCDLESKGYSIFIAHAEEATPPMLPPGSLEWHLDELLAGRKPISRANYSRHKINMIQNDISRWSHDNHTGIFWNVEDYPVPGGLHPNIFICCLMETLSTGIKSVIVYGKKRNIAFYDHLSCGCSFPVTFVPSGDKDEGLIRK, encoded by the exons ATGGAATACCTGCGCTCTGTATGGCTTTATCCAAATGTAGAAGAAATCACAAGTATTGCTTCCTGTAATCAAGGCTTGCGTG CCTCCGCAGATGGTAAAAGACAAGGCTTGCGTG GCATCTTTTGGAACTTTGCCGACAAACACCCCAGTCTTGATCATCTTGATCAAATCAAGTCAGCTCTTGCTAATGAGGGACATCGCTGTGAAGTATCAATCAAGGCTTATTGTGAAGGGAAAAATCGCGTGCGCCCCTGTTTTGAGCATGGATCCTTCTCTTTACAAAACagag TGTCAAGAGATGACGGTACATTTCTGGAGCTTGATACAATGCTTGCGGACATCCTTGTATGGGCATTGCACAATCCTGCACCATCCAACTTGATGGTAATCTCCAAAATAATCTCACACGAAACGGAGCTTTTGCGTCTTCTTTGTGATTTGGAATCAAAAGGCTACAGTATTTTCATTGCCCATGCTGAAGAAGCAACACCACCAATGCTCCCTCCTGGAAGCTTGGAGTGGCATTTGGATGAACTACTTGCTGGGAGGAAACCTATCAGCCGAGCCAACTACTCACGGCACAAAATCAATATGATTCAGAATGATATCTCTCGTTGGAGCCACG ATAATCATACAGGAATTTTCTGGAACGTGGAGGACTACCCAGTTCCTGGTGGTCTACATcctaacatttttatttgttgtcTCATGGAGACTCTTTCCACTGGAATCAAGTCAGTCATTGTTTATGGCAAGAAGAGGAACATCGCATTCTATGATCACTTATCATGTGGTTGTTCCTTTCCCGTCACCTTTGTACCGAGTG GTGATAAAGATGAGGGACTAATAAGAAAGTGA